A genomic segment from Paenibacillus sp. FSL K6-1096 encodes:
- a CDS encoding TrkA family potassium uptake protein: MKAQQFVVIGLGRFGSSLALELMSMGYEVLGIDHQEERVEDMTGQLTHAVMADATDEGIMRSLGVRNFDCGIVAIGDNMERSILAAILLKELGVKQVVGKAISILHGRALSKLGVDRVIFPERDMGIRVAHQLVTPNLLDYIEISKDYKVVELAVPACMNGRSLAELNTRAKYGCSIIALNRGDGIIVAPTAHDYVQQGDIMVVIGSNESIEEFEDEAVNVEG; this comes from the coding sequence ATGAAAGCACAGCAGTTTGTTGTAATCGGCCTGGGACGCTTCGGATCAAGCCTGGCGCTGGAGCTGATGTCCATGGGCTATGAGGTGCTCGGGATCGACCATCAGGAGGAACGCGTGGAGGATATGACCGGGCAGCTGACCCATGCCGTAATGGCGGATGCTACGGATGAAGGCATTATGCGCTCCCTCGGGGTGCGTAATTTCGACTGCGGCATTGTGGCGATCGGCGATAATATGGAGCGCAGCATCCTGGCCGCGATTCTGCTGAAGGAGCTGGGCGTGAAGCAGGTGGTCGGCAAGGCGATCTCGATTCTGCACGGGCGTGCCTTGTCGAAGCTGGGCGTGGACCGGGTGATTTTTCCCGAGCGGGATATGGGCATCCGTGTAGCGCATCAGCTGGTGACGCCGAACCTGCTGGACTATATCGAGATCTCCAAGGACTATAAGGTCGTAGAGCTGGCTGTGCCTGCCTGCATGAACGGCCGAAGCCTTGCCGAGCTGAACACGCGCGCCAAATACGGCTGCAGCATCATAGCCCTGAACCGCGGGGATGGGATCATCGTCGCACCGACAGCGCATGATTACGTACAGCAGGGGGACATCATGGTGGTAATCGGCTCCAATGAGAGCATCGAGGAGTTTGAGGATGAAGCGGTGAACGTGGAAGGGTAA
- a CDS encoding TrkH family potassium uptake protein, with amino-acid sequence MASPFPKNNNFRFLKLAPPQILVLGFAAVILIGTLLLMLPVSAASGHPLSFMDALFTATSAACVTGLAVVDTGTHLSGFGQAVILVLIQIGGLGFMTMATLFALVFRRRISLRDRLILQEAMNQSSMEGIVRLIRKVLLYSLVIEAAGAVLLSARWAFDMPPGRAIYYGVFHAVSMFNNAGFDLFGGHDHSLISYVGDPVINLTVLFLIISGGIGFIVISDLAEYRRTRRLSLHSKVVLSMTAGLIVTGMAVIFIFEFTNTRTLGPLNLGSKLWASLFQSAAPRTAGANTLDITGLRQATQFFLVILMFIGASPGSTGGGIKTTTFTLMVGSVISMLRGREDIVLFRYRLAQERVFKALTITLLALLLIVTVSMMLSTTEQEPYLIILFETTSAFANVGLSLGLTPELTQVGKVLICLTMFAGRLGLLTLAYALGPKQGKPLYKYPEGKMIIG; translated from the coding sequence GTGGCTTCACCGTTTCCCAAGAATAATAACTTCCGGTTCCTGAAGCTGGCTCCGCCGCAGATTCTGGTGCTTGGCTTCGCTGCCGTCATCCTCATCGGAACGCTGCTGCTCATGCTGCCCGTATCCGCTGCATCCGGCCATCCGCTCAGCTTCATGGATGCGCTGTTCACCGCAACCTCTGCGGCCTGCGTCACCGGGCTGGCTGTGGTCGACACGGGCACCCACCTGAGCGGCTTCGGGCAAGCAGTCATCCTGGTGCTGATTCAGATCGGCGGGCTCGGCTTCATGACGATGGCCACGCTGTTTGCGCTGGTGTTCCGGCGCAGAATCTCCCTGCGCGACCGGCTGATTCTTCAGGAGGCGATGAATCAGAGCTCCATGGAAGGAATCGTTCGGCTGATCCGCAAGGTGTTGCTCTATTCCCTCGTGATTGAAGCGGCTGGGGCGGTCCTGCTGTCGGCCCGCTGGGCATTCGATATGCCGCCGGGCCGTGCTATATATTATGGAGTATTTCATGCAGTATCTATGTTCAACAATGCCGGATTCGATCTGTTCGGCGGACATGACCACAGCCTGATCAGCTATGTCGGTGATCCGGTCATCAATCTGACCGTGCTGTTCCTGATCATCAGCGGGGGCATCGGCTTCATCGTCATCTCCGATCTGGCGGAGTACCGCCGCACGCGCCGCTTATCCTTGCACAGCAAGGTGGTCCTGTCGATGACCGCCGGACTGATTGTGACGGGTATGGCTGTCATCTTCATCTTTGAATTCACCAATACGCGGACGCTGGGTCCGCTGAACCTGGGCAGCAAGCTGTGGGCGTCCCTGTTCCAGTCTGCCGCTCCGCGCACAGCTGGGGCCAATACGCTTGATATAACGGGCCTGCGCCAGGCGACCCAGTTCTTCCTCGTGATTCTGATGTTCATCGGCGCTTCGCCGGGCTCCACCGGCGGCGGCATCAAGACGACGACCTTCACGCTGATGGTCGGATCGGTCATCTCCATGCTGCGCGGCCGGGAGGATATCGTGCTCTTCCGCTACCGGCTGGCCCAGGAGCGTGTATTCAAGGCGCTGACGATTACGCTGCTGGCGCTGCTGCTGATTGTGACCGTCTCGATGATGCTCTCAACCACGGAGCAGGAGCCCTATCTGATCATCCTGTTCGAGACGACCTCGGCCTTCGCCAATGTCGGGCTTAGCCTGGGTCTGACGCCTGAGCTGACGCAGGTCGGCAAGGTGCTGATCTGCCTGACGATGTTCGCCGGACGGCTGGGGCTGCTGACGCTGGCCTATGCGCTGGGGCCGAAACAGGGTAAACCATTGTATAAGTACCCGGAAGGCAAAATGATAATTGGATAA
- a CDS encoding CPBP family intramembrane glutamic endopeptidase, which produces MNPIGQPLESRPPALKLIIAGILGLILFVMFQIAPQLLPASGGNPAPLPKADIREKAADFAAKQLGYQAAAGDEWVVLYKTDASFYGYMSREKLLNDYSKNKLDQRYPFDVYHAVLYTSGQADARLAVDLNMYTGQVAAFAAGPDADAAAGHDYGERPAAPAAGRSGKASPASSIPDLSLEKKESLARPWLQQWGANPAKLKIEASAGGYGLVYSDSSVKVGESPLYYQFNYDGEAVSYFRAGFSAPAWHDAYVDGQTSLARKLTLYGYGLPTLLLGILALVYGILRRRHTSWRRGIFLSSVHFVIMMVSSYNAVSESGSGSAEARITAVVMFIIYVLYSLLMSLLLYFSLVGGDGLWRSEEKLNPWPRAKEPGYGRYVLNSIQAGYIWAFILLGVQTVMFIILSYTLDNWSTTDAAQSPYNMKYAWLLPIVAWLAGLSEEAVYRLFGIQMLKKLVRNTFIASLITTLIWALGHTLYPIYPVISRPIELTVIGLLFSYIFLRHGFIAAMFSHVVFDSILMGATLIFMQDKVNVGAGIVTIILPFIVGYLVYRFNPPREPKQAEPVPVP; this is translated from the coding sequence ATGAATCCCATCGGCCAGCCCCTAGAGTCCCGGCCCCCTGCGCTCAAGCTAATCATTGCCGGAATCCTCGGACTGATCCTGTTCGTCATGTTCCAGATTGCCCCTCAGCTGCTCCCGGCCTCCGGAGGGAATCCGGCTCCCCTCCCCAAGGCTGACATCCGGGAGAAGGCTGCTGATTTCGCCGCCAAACAGCTTGGTTACCAAGCCGCAGCCGGGGATGAATGGGTGGTTCTGTATAAGACGGACGCCTCGTTCTACGGTTACATGTCCCGGGAGAAACTGCTGAACGATTACTCCAAGAACAAGCTCGATCAGCGCTATCCGTTCGATGTCTATCATGCGGTGCTCTATACGTCCGGGCAAGCGGATGCCCGGCTTGCCGTAGACCTCAATATGTATACCGGGCAGGTTGCCGCTTTCGCTGCCGGGCCCGATGCCGATGCGGCGGCAGGGCACGACTACGGGGAAAGACCGGCCGCCCCGGCGGCGGGGCGCAGCGGGAAGGCAAGTCCCGCCAGCAGCATACCGGACTTAAGCCTGGAGAAGAAGGAGAGCCTGGCCCGTCCCTGGCTGCAGCAGTGGGGAGCCAACCCCGCCAAGCTGAAGATTGAAGCCAGCGCAGGAGGCTACGGGCTTGTCTATTCCGACAGCTCGGTCAAGGTGGGCGAATCCCCGCTGTATTACCAGTTCAATTATGACGGGGAAGCGGTCTCCTATTTCCGCGCCGGATTCTCTGCCCCCGCATGGCATGATGCCTACGTGGACGGGCAGACCTCACTGGCCAGGAAGCTGACTCTGTACGGCTACGGCCTGCCTACGCTGCTGCTGGGCATTCTGGCGCTGGTCTACGGCATTCTGCGCAGACGGCATACGTCCTGGCGGCGCGGAATCTTCCTCAGCTCGGTTCACTTCGTAATTATGATGGTCAGCAGCTACAACGCGGTGTCCGAATCCGGCAGCGGCAGTGCCGAAGCGCGGATTACGGCGGTCGTCATGTTCATCATCTATGTCCTGTACAGCCTGCTGATGTCGCTCTTGCTCTACTTCTCCCTGGTCGGCGGCGACGGCCTCTGGCGCTCCGAGGAGAAGCTGAACCCCTGGCCCCGGGCGAAGGAGCCGGGATATGGCCGTTATGTATTGAACAGCATCCAGGCCGGCTATATCTGGGCCTTCATTCTGCTTGGCGTGCAGACGGTCATGTTCATTATTCTGTCCTATACGCTGGATAACTGGTCCACCACCGATGCGGCGCAGTCGCCGTACAATATGAAATATGCCTGGCTGCTCCCAATCGTCGCCTGGCTGGCCGGCCTCTCTGAAGAAGCTGTCTACCGGCTGTTCGGGATTCAGATGCTGAAAAAGCTGGTCCGGAATACGTTCATCGCTTCACTGATCACCACCCTGATCTGGGCGCTCGGGCATACGCTCTACCCGATCTATCCGGTCATCTCGCGGCCGATTGAACTGACGGTGATCGGCCTGCTGTTCAGTTACATTTTCCTGCGCCACGGGTTCATCGCCGCGATGTTCAGCCATGTCGTCTTCGACAGCATCCTGATGGGCGCGACCCTGATTTTCATGCAGGATAAGGTAAATGTAGGGGCAGGCATCGTGACCATCATCCTGCCGTTCATCGTCGGTTATCTGGTCTACCGCTTCAACCCTCCACGGGAGCCGAAGCAGGCAGAACCGGTTCCTGTTCCATAA
- a CDS encoding histidine kinase, with translation MQMKRAKSVYIPISYKLLISYLLLVLTPIIAIGSYAYLSSVRSTEQHTRSNLEVAVKQIASNVDFRLKDMVRSTDELYADQTLARYLAGYHSGWERYSIMSQYILPRLKNAANLPDPEVELSVYVSNPDVGEFYYNDSAAEDVRKYSLFHMDRIEDEDWYRGLDLHYGSSVWRQTGNDKADGSISYLRPLINYDTLQLNGLIKMTANMKYIFSDAVSGQLGEDSILFIADNADRLLFTSSPNGVIPEPLASAASGYIKQPNSYMQIKQPVTNMPASVVAWIPYASLQKNSQQVRNVTIGICLVTLVLLFLISLAMSQYFSRSFQKLVSSLKSFQEGDFHKRMPVRGNDEFAEIGSAFNEMASTIQRLIDEVYVVSLEKKETELQVLHSQMNPHFLYNTFSSISRMAKLGEIDKLHEVIRSLARFYRLTLHRGEMIIPVEQELQIAESYLDIQRIKNADRIHVAYAIAPEVLESESVKFILQPFVENALEHAWYDDEISLVIRAYMEEGDVVFEVEDNGLGMKEELIGQILEPAGQGIGYGIRNVDQRIKLQYGRPYGVAIHSSLGEGTLIRLRFPYRPYHSVPEEAGQL, from the coding sequence ATGCAGATGAAGCGTGCGAAATCCGTATACATTCCCATAAGCTACAAGCTGCTTATTTCATATCTGCTGCTGGTGCTGACACCGATCATCGCGATCGGCAGCTACGCCTACCTGTCGTCTGTGCGTTCCACCGAGCAGCATACCAGAAGCAATCTGGAGGTGGCTGTCAAGCAAATAGCCAGCAACGTGGATTTCCGGCTGAAGGATATGGTCCGCAGCACCGATGAGCTATATGCCGACCAGACCCTGGCGCGCTATTTGGCAGGCTATCATTCCGGCTGGGAGAGATACAGCATTATGTCGCAGTATATCCTCCCCAGGCTGAAGAACGCGGCGAATCTGCCGGATCCGGAGGTCGAGCTCTCCGTCTATGTAAGTAATCCTGATGTCGGGGAATTCTATTATAACGATAGTGCAGCAGAAGATGTCCGGAAGTACTCTTTGTTTCATATGGACCGCATTGAGGATGAAGACTGGTACAGAGGGCTCGATCTGCATTACGGCTCCAGTGTATGGCGGCAGACGGGCAATGACAAGGCGGATGGCAGCATCTCCTACCTGCGGCCTTTGATCAACTACGATACTCTGCAGCTGAATGGTCTGATCAAAATGACGGCGAATATGAAATACATCTTCTCGGATGCCGTCTCGGGGCAGCTGGGCGAGGACAGCATCCTGTTCATCGCGGATAACGCAGACCGCCTGCTGTTCACAAGCTCCCCGAACGGGGTTATCCCTGAGCCGCTGGCTTCAGCCGCTTCAGGTTATATTAAGCAGCCAAATTCCTATATGCAGATCAAACAGCCGGTTACCAATATGCCGGCCAGTGTAGTGGCCTGGATTCCATATGCTTCGCTGCAGAAGAATTCACAGCAGGTCCGCAATGTGACCATCGGCATCTGTCTGGTAACCCTGGTGCTGCTCTTTCTGATCAGTCTGGCGATGTCCCAGTATTTCTCGCGGAGCTTCCAGAAGCTGGTGTCTTCCCTGAAATCTTTTCAGGAAGGGGACTTCCACAAGCGGATGCCGGTCCGGGGCAATGATGAGTTTGCGGAGATCGGCAGTGCTTTTAACGAGATGGCTTCAACCATTCAGCGGTTAATCGATGAGGTCTATGTCGTCAGTCTGGAGAAAAAGGAGACCGAGCTGCAGGTGCTGCATTCCCAGATGAACCCGCATTTCCTGTATAACACCTTCTCTTCCATCAGCCGGATGGCCAAGCTCGGGGAGATCGATAAGCTGCATGAGGTCATCCGTTCACTGGCCCGGTTCTACCGGCTGACGCTGCACCGGGGGGAGATGATCATTCCCGTGGAGCAGGAGCTGCAGATCGCGGAATCGTATCTCGACATCCAGCGGATCAAGAATGCGGACCGGATTCATGTCGCCTATGCTATAGCGCCGGAGGTGCTGGAGAGCGAGAGCGTGAAATTTATTCTGCAGCCGTTTGTGGAGAATGCGCTGGAGCATGCCTGGTATGACGATGAAATCTCCCTGGTTATCCGTGCTTACATGGAAGAGGGGGATGTGGTCTTTGAAGTGGAGGATAACGGGCTGGGGATGAAGGAGGAGCTGATCGGGCAGATTCTTGAGCCTGCGGGCCAGGGCATCGGCTATGGCATCCGTAATGTGGACCAGCGGATCAAGCTGCAGTACGGCAGACCGTACGGTGTAGCGATTCACAGCTCGCTTGGTGAAGGCACGCTGATCCGGCTCCGCTTTCCTTACCGTCCGTATCATTCTGTGCCGGAAGAGGCAGGACAGCTATAG
- a CDS encoding helix-turn-helix domain-containing protein, with protein MYRAVLVDDENYDLEGLRCLIPWSGLGIEVVCSESNPLAALQYIENHEIDLLITDIRMPAVSGMELSRLALELNPGLKIVFISGYQEFHYAKQALDLKAHAYVLKPVDDEELIGVLRTATAGLELERSRGPEDGGMIASFDFIKNDVLQHLLEGSIDGATLGAFLARYPLDLAFSSASVVLIEADDVLMRVQEQPEDVYAGLDRLFQYIGSEIDAASAGKWCRLNRSQLGFVYTGQRLTLEERLQQLVQKVREHTEYTITVSYGAEVGSPEGLAASFSQAKAYMNGKMFIGKNRVIPPVMSKPGMVQEIKELSVVLEGMFGAMAAYRLADICDCLDELFEMAALFEHPVKVYHFSIHIVTRLEAYLGTLNETYESLQQMDVIHHLETVDDIKRWLRCTLFEISELLFMKKQHKNRRLMERIQAYIRERLTENLTLRAVAAHFAYSPNHLGVLFKEHTGESFNEYLVRLRMEKAILLLDQPQYKIYEVADKVGYKNIAYFSRQFREFFNMTAADYRKQS; from the coding sequence ATGTACAGAGCTGTCTTGGTGGATGATGAGAATTATGATCTGGAGGGGCTGCGCTGCCTGATTCCCTGGAGTGGGCTCGGGATTGAAGTGGTCTGCAGCGAGAGCAATCCGCTTGCCGCTCTTCAATATATCGAGAATCATGAGATTGATCTGCTGATTACGGATATCCGGATGCCGGCGGTTTCCGGTATGGAGCTGTCCCGCCTGGCGCTGGAGCTGAATCCGGGGCTCAAAATCGTGTTCATCAGCGGCTATCAGGAATTTCATTATGCGAAGCAGGCACTCGACTTGAAGGCCCATGCCTACGTGCTTAAGCCGGTTGATGATGAGGAGCTGATCGGTGTATTGCGCACGGCTACCGCCGGGCTGGAGCTGGAACGGAGCAGAGGGCCGGAGGACGGCGGCATGATCGCTTCCTTCGATTTCATCAAAAATGATGTGCTGCAGCATCTGCTGGAGGGCAGCATTGACGGGGCTACGCTGGGCGCCTTCCTGGCCCGGTATCCGCTGGATCTGGCCTTCTCCAGCGCTTCTGTGGTGCTGATTGAGGCCGATGATGTTCTGATGCGGGTGCAGGAGCAGCCGGAGGATGTCTATGCCGGTCTGGACCGGCTGTTTCAATACATCGGGTCAGAGATTGACGCCGCTTCTGCCGGGAAATGGTGCCGGCTGAACCGTTCACAGCTCGGTTTCGTCTATACCGGGCAGCGCCTGACGCTGGAAGAGCGGCTTCAGCAGCTGGTGCAGAAGGTCCGTGAGCACACGGAGTATACGATCACTGTAAGTTATGGTGCAGAGGTGGGGTCTCCGGAAGGACTGGCCGCCTCCTTTTCCCAGGCGAAGGCTTATATGAACGGCAAAATGTTCATCGGCAAAAACAGGGTGATTCCGCCGGTGATGAGCAAGCCGGGCATGGTCCAGGAGATCAAGGAGCTGAGCGTTGTCCTGGAGGGGATGTTCGGGGCCATGGCGGCCTACAGGCTGGCTGATATTTGCGACTGCCTCGACGAGCTGTTCGAGATGGCGGCCCTGTTCGAGCATCCGGTGAAGGTCTATCATTTCTCCATTCATATCGTTACCCGGCTGGAGGCTTACCTGGGGACACTCAACGAGACCTACGAGAGTCTGCAGCAGATGGACGTCATTCATCATCTGGAGACCGTTGACGATATCAAACGCTGGCTGCGGTGTACCTTGTTTGAGATTTCCGAGCTTCTGTTCATGAAGAAGCAGCACAAGAACCGCCGGCTGATGGAGCGGATTCAAGCCTATATCCGGGAGAGGCTGACGGAGAATCTTACCTTGCGGGCGGTAGCTGCCCATTTTGCCTATTCGCCGAATCATCTCGGAGTCCTGTTCAAAGAGCACACGGGGGAGAGCTTCAATGAGTACCTTGTACGGCTCCGCATGGAGAAGGCGATTCTTCTGCTCGATCAGCCTCAATACAAAATTTACGAGGTGGCTGATAAGGTTGGCTACAAGAACATTGCTTATTTCAGCAGGCAATTCCGGGAATTTTTTAATATGACCGCAGCCGATTACAGAAAGCAGAGCTGA
- a CDS encoding extracellular solute-binding protein — protein MLVLGSLSACSGSGRSEITLPAGPSAAPLSELAAKVKPVQFTVFVNYDWYTAPDWEAGPHSRWITDHLKVKLLPVPSSGAAAQKLNAMIVSDQLPDVLVMDRGKDVERLQKAGKLVALDSYLEQYPEFARTVGENTLNMLRSEDGRLYQIPNWYINGSGGSGNAGFLVEKRIYRELGSPRLETWDDLEAYLQQVQRKYPDIVPIDFGETRDGVDIQMIGMLYSGAADNRTPSFISPGSGQIFGVPAGIRLTSVYRDPAFLETLQLAGRLVRQGLTSPDLLTETRDQVLEKLKSGRIAVFGAYDAVVEGIGREANNQLSAKDPLDGYELIWPLHREGVDPGKVYPSGYNTLGWNVNVITTSARDPEAIFSYMNWATSPEGQRILFFGPEGLFYDKVEGEVPIPNDSYIGRDLKWYDDLKIGEFNWYGNTSYIDAAKAQREKLLPAGARDWTTLGQANITFKTSMNITEFSNLDPAPASEEGLILQRLRDQYAQVVPRMIFAASDEELRELLKEADREASDLGYDRLLGWKTGVWQSNLKKIKDYTPEH, from the coding sequence TTGCTGGTTCTAGGCAGTCTTAGTGCCTGCTCGGGCAGCGGCCGCTCCGAAATTACGCTGCCTGCGGGTCCTTCAGCTGCACCGCTCTCGGAGCTGGCCGCCAAGGTGAAGCCGGTTCAGTTCACCGTCTTTGTGAACTATGACTGGTATACCGCGCCGGACTGGGAGGCCGGGCCGCATAGCCGCTGGATCACCGATCATCTGAAGGTGAAGCTTCTGCCGGTACCATCGAGCGGTGCTGCCGCCCAGAAGCTGAATGCGATGATTGTCTCGGATCAGCTTCCCGATGTGCTGGTTATGGATCGCGGCAAGGATGTGGAACGGCTGCAAAAGGCGGGCAAGCTGGTGGCGCTGGATTCTTATCTGGAGCAATATCCCGAATTCGCCCGAACGGTCGGCGAGAACACGCTGAACATGCTGCGCAGTGAAGACGGCAGGCTGTACCAGATTCCGAACTGGTATATTAACGGCAGCGGCGGCAGCGGCAACGCCGGTTTCCTGGTGGAGAAGAGGATATACCGTGAGCTCGGCTCCCCCAGGCTTGAGACATGGGATGATCTCGAAGCGTATCTGCAGCAAGTGCAGAGGAAATACCCGGATATTGTGCCGATTGACTTCGGGGAGACCCGGGACGGCGTGGACATACAGATGATCGGCATGCTGTACAGCGGTGCGGCGGATAACCGGACGCCAAGCTTCATCTCTCCCGGTTCAGGCCAGATCTTCGGTGTGCCCGCCGGCATCCGGCTGACTTCTGTATACCGCGACCCGGCATTCCTGGAGACGCTGCAGCTGGCGGGCCGGCTGGTCCGCCAGGGGCTGACCTCTCCGGATCTGTTGACCGAGACACGGGATCAGGTGCTGGAGAAGCTGAAAAGCGGCCGGATCGCCGTATTCGGCGCTTATGACGCTGTCGTGGAAGGGATCGGCCGGGAAGCGAATAATCAGCTCTCGGCTAAGGACCCGCTGGACGGCTATGAGCTTATCTGGCCGTTGCACCGCGAAGGTGTTGATCCCGGTAAGGTCTATCCCTCCGGGTACAATACGCTGGGCTGGAATGTCAATGTCATTACAACCTCTGCCCGGGACCCGGAGGCCATTTTCTCCTATATGAACTGGGCGACGAGTCCTGAGGGGCAGCGGATTCTTTTCTTCGGGCCGGAGGGATTGTTTTATGATAAAGTAGAGGGTGAAGTTCCCATCCCAAATGATTCCTATATTGGACGTGACTTGAAATGGTATGATGATCTGAAGATCGGGGAATTCAACTGGTACGGCAATACTTCATACATTGATGCTGCCAAAGCACAGCGCGAGAAGCTGCTGCCTGCCGGAGCCCGGGACTGGACAACCCTTGGACAAGCCAATATAACGTTCAAGACTTCGATGAACATCACCGAATTCTCCAATCTTGACCCGGCGCCTGCCTCGGAAGAGGGGCTTATTCTGCAAAGGCTGAGGGATCAATATGCGCAGGTGGTGCCCCGGATGATTTTTGCGGCAAGTGATGAAGAGCTCCGGGAGCTGCTTAAGGAAGCAGACAGGGAAGCATCGGACCTGGGCTATGACAGGCTGCTGGGCTGGAAGACCGGAGTGTGGCAGAGCAATCTGAAGAAGATCAAGGATTACACACCGGAACATTAA